A window of Campylobacter ureolyticus contains these coding sequences:
- a CDS encoding transglycosylase domain-containing protein has translation MIVRFIFGFMAVCFFAAGGIFMYFYTEVKHDMNAIINYHPKLTTEIYDRNNNLIANVFDEENRVYVKYDDIPGRVIEALVAIEDTNFFEHKGINVEAIFRAIIKDLKTMSFTQGASTLTQQLIKNIALSNEKKIDRKIKEIILALKLENELTKEQILERYLNEVYFGHGYYGIKTAALGYFRKDLDELSLKEAAILVGLPKAPSSYDPTRHLDLSLSRANRVVERMYEIGWIGRNEYELAMNEEPIIYDDSLTKNKAPYVADEVMKEASRFLPDIKTAGYKIYTSVDLEVQNLARDALVWGYNEILKRDKDANESVLNGAIIVTNPINGDILALVGGVDYQKSNFNRATQSQRQTGSSFKPFIYQIALDEGYSPASEIPDIPRSFNDGSNKEWTPKNFSKNYEGYITMRRALLKSRNLATVNLMHSLGVKNVIDRLKEAGFRNMPYALSVSLGSYGISPLEYSKFYSMFAGGGIATTPKFIERATSFSGIETVFKAEQVTVTKPEQAYLMVDMMKDVVNEGTARNAKVNGIEIAGKTGTSNNNIDAWFCGYTPELLVMVWYGNDNYKPMRYVEVGGRSSAPVFKKFMENYLTIHPETKRNFNAPEGVYHKIYKGKDELYTTTSPLPYQDTLPLDLGYEDGTGGGNSLLF, from the coding sequence ATGATAGTTAGATTTATTTTTGGCTTTATGGCGGTGTGTTTTTTTGCGGCTGGCGGGATATTTATGTATTTTTATACAGAAGTAAAACATGATATGAATGCTATCATTAACTATCATCCAAAGCTTACAACTGAAATTTATGATAGAAACAACAACCTCATAGCAAATGTATTTGATGAAGAAAATAGAGTTTATGTAAAATATGATGATATTCCTGGACGCGTCATAGAAGCCCTTGTTGCCATAGAAGATACAAATTTTTTTGAACATAAAGGAATAAATGTTGAGGCTATTTTTAGGGCAATTATAAAAGACTTAAAAACTATGAGTTTTACACAAGGAGCCTCTACTCTAACTCAACAACTTATAAAAAACATAGCTTTAAGCAATGAGAAAAAAATCGATAGAAAGATAAAAGAGATAATTTTAGCTCTAAAACTTGAAAATGAGCTAACAAAAGAACAAATTTTAGAACGATATTTAAATGAAGTTTATTTTGGGCATGGATATTATGGAATTAAAACTGCAGCTTTAGGATATTTTAGAAAAGATTTAGATGAACTTAGTTTAAAAGAGGCAGCGATACTTGTAGGACTTCCAAAAGCACCAAGTAGCTATGATCCAACAAGGCATTTAGACCTATCTTTATCAAGAGCAAATAGGGTTGTTGAGAGGATGTATGAAATAGGATGGATAGGAAGAAATGAGTATGAGCTTGCTATGAATGAAGAACCTATTATTTATGATGATAGCCTAACTAAAAATAAAGCTCCTTATGTTGCAGATGAGGTTATGAAAGAAGCTTCAAGATTTCTACCAGATATAAAAACAGCTGGATATAAAATTTACACAAGCGTTGATTTAGAAGTTCAAAATTTAGCAAGAGATGCTCTTGTTTGGGGATATAATGAAATTTTAAAAAGAGATAAAGATGCAAATGAGAGCGTGTTAAATGGTGCAATCATTGTAACAAATCCAATAAATGGTGATATTTTAGCTCTTGTTGGTGGAGTTGATTATCAAAAAAGTAATTTTAATCGTGCAACACAAAGTCAAAGACAAACTGGATCAAGTTTCAAGCCTTTTATTTATCAAATTGCCCTTGATGAGGGTTATTCACCAGCTAGCGAAATACCAGATATTCCAAGAAGCTTTAATGATGGCTCAAATAAAGAGTGGACACCAAAAAATTTTAGCAAAAACTATGAAGGCTACATAACTATGCGAAGAGCACTTTTAAAATCAAGAAACTTAGCAACTGTAAATTTAATGCATTCACTTGGTGTTAAAAATGTAATTGACAGGCTAAAAGAAGCTGGTTTTAGAAATATGCCATATGCACTTTCAGTTTCATTAGGAAGTTATGGAATTTCACCTTTAGAATACTCTAAATTTTACTCAATGTTTGCAGGTGGTGGAATTGCTACAACACCTAAATTTATAGAACGAGCAACTAGCTTTAGTGGTATTGAGACTGTTTTTAAAGCCGAGCAAGTTACTGTTACAAAACCTGAACAAGCATATTTAATGGTTGATATGATGAAAGATGTTGTAAATGAAGGAACTGCAAGAAACGCAAAAGTTAATGGTATAGAAATAGCTGGAAAAACAGGCACTTCAAATAACAATATTGATGCATGGTTTTGTGGATATACACCTGAGCTTTTAGTCATGGTTTGGTATGGAAATGACAACTATAAACCTATGCGATATGTTGAAGTTGGCGGTAGAAGTTCAGCCCCAGTATTTAAAAAATTTATGGAAAACTACTTAACAATTCACCCAGAAACAAAAAGAAATTTCAATGCTCCAGAAGGTGTTTATCATAAAATTTACAAAGGAAAAGATGAGCTTTATACCACAACTTCACCACTTCCTTATCAAGATACATTACCACTTGATTTAGGATATGAAGATGGAACTGGTGGCGGAAACTCACTTTTGTTTTAA
- a CDS encoding Gfo/Idh/MocA family protein, translating into MKKKISIIGLGKIGKKHFSELRRSDYFELVGVCDKDEKLDNFARFEFFNDIENMFVTSKPQAVIIATPSKTHKEIILKSMKYVKNIFVESPCTENLEQVREMRYAANTSQTKIAVGFNERFNPTVISLLREFKKENEEIYSISIIRSCDCGEDIDIIDDLLLKDLDLVRFILKTEISNIDVKKSSFKNKKVASSNLKTKNGILVNIISGSLYPIDRVFMEISAKSGVYLADLVNFTLHKITMNGRVNLRVENEDFSIRNEHKYFLDVCENKEFGNLANMEDVIKIREILR; encoded by the coding sequence ATGAAGAAAAAGATTTCGATAATTGGACTTGGAAAAATCGGTAAAAAACACTTTAGCGAGCTTAGAAGATCTGATTATTTTGAACTTGTTGGGGTCTGCGATAAGGATGAAAAGCTTGATAATTTTGCAAGATTTGAGTTTTTTAACGATATTGAAAATATGTTTGTAACTTCAAAGCCTCAAGCTGTAATAATAGCAACGCCATCAAAAACACATAAAGAAATCATTTTAAAATCTATGAAGTATGTAAAAAATATATTTGTTGAAAGCCCCTGTACTGAGAATTTAGAGCAAGTTAGAGAGATGCGCTATGCAGCAAATACAAGTCAAACAAAAATAGCTGTTGGTTTTAATGAAAGATTTAATCCTACCGTAATATCTCTTTTAAGAGAATTTAAAAAAGAAAATGAAGAAATTTATTCTATTAGCATTATTAGATCTTGTGATTGCGGTGAAGATATAGATATAATAGATGATTTGCTTTTAAAAGATTTGGATTTAGTAAGATTTATTTTAAAAACCGAAATTAGTAATATTGATGTTAAAAAATCATCTTTTAAAAATAAAAAAGTTGCTTCATCAAATTTAAAAACTAAAAATGGAATTTTGGTTAATATAATTTCTGGATCTTTATATCCAATAGATAGAGTTTTTATGGAAATTTCAGCCAAAAGTGGTGTTTATCTTGCTGATTTAGTAAATTTTACACTTCATAAGATCACAATGAATGGAAGAGTAAATTTAAGAGTTGAAAATGAGGATTTTTCCATAAGGAATGAACATAAGTATTTTTTAGATGTTTGTGAAAATAAAGAGTTTGGAAATTTAGCAAATATGGAAGATGTGATAAAAATAAGGGAGATTTTAAGATGA
- the tupC gene encoding tungstate ABC transporter ATP-binding protein TupC: MKISNLTKIYNSHLILDIENLNIDTTKIIGLTGSNGSGKSTLLRIISGIEKPTTGSVDLSISKKDISILLPEPMLLKRSVRKNFEFVLKNNGLMSEFEKRVKKSLNYSGLNESFLDKKYYELSSGQTVRVAFALIIAIKNRLILFDEPTNSVDLQTARLFSKVIKELNLKHNCGFIIASHDEKWLSVLADENIYLYNGKVAKFEYKNVFETKNGKIDFGQNLNYKSPFKETKKVAIDPSKITLEKMPSQGFYKGLLHSISLINKNTLLVKIKFGDYLLKCHTSKKLDLKTGDEIYFKIEDDAFEII; encoded by the coding sequence ATGAAAATTTCAAATTTAACCAAAATATATAATTCACATCTTATTTTAGATATAGAAAATTTAAATATTGACACTACAAAAATAATAGGCCTAACAGGCAGTAATGGAAGTGGAAAAAGCACACTTTTAAGAATAATTTCTGGCATTGAAAAACCAACTACTGGAAGTGTTGATTTAAGTATTTCTAAAAAAGACATATCGATACTTTTGCCTGAACCAATGCTTTTAAAAAGAAGTGTTAGAAAAAATTTTGAATTTGTTTTAAAAAATAATGGACTTATGAGTGAGTTTGAAAAAAGAGTAAAAAAATCTTTAAATTACTCAGGACTTAATGAAAGTTTTTTAGATAAGAAATACTACGAATTAAGCAGTGGGCAAACTGTAAGAGTTGCTTTTGCTTTAATAATTGCTATAAAAAATAGGCTTATTTTATTTGATGAACCAACAAATAGTGTTGATTTACAAACCGCAAGACTTTTTAGTAAAGTCATAAAAGAGCTAAATTTAAAACACAATTGTGGCTTTATAATAGCAAGCCATGATGAAAAATGGCTTAGCGTTTTAGCAGATGAAAATATTTATTTATACAATGGAAAAGTTGCAAAATTTGAGTATAAAAATGTATTTGAAACAAAAAATGGAAAAATAGATTTTGGTCAAAATTTAAACTATAAAAGCCCGTTTAAAGAAACTAAAAAAGTAGCCATAGATCCAAGTAAAATTACACTTGAAAAAATGCCATCACAAGGCTTTTATAAAGGACTTTTACACTCCATATCATTAATAAATAAAAATACTTTATTAGTAAAAATCAAATTTGGAGATTATCTTTTAAAATGCCATACTTCTAAAAAATTAGACTTAAAAACTGGTGATGAGATTTACTTCAAAATAGAAGATGATGCCTTTGAGATAATTTAA
- the alaS gene encoding alanine--tRNA ligase: protein MDVRKAYLDFFKSKGHEVVPSAALVPNDDSLLFTNAGMVPFKDIFTGKVPRPTPPIRTSCQTCIRAGGKHNDLDNVGYTARHHTFFEMLGNFSFGEYFKKEAISYAWEFITEVLKLPKDRLYVTVHESDDEAYEIWQTHIDKERIYKFGDKDNFWAMGETGPCGPCSEIFYDQGSEKFHSDEDYMGGDGDRFLEIWNLVFMQFEKDEKGNVSKLPKPSIDTGMGLERVVAIKEGVFSNFDSSLFMPIIKEIENLVGIKYEYDKGASYRVIADHIRSTVFLLAQGTNFDKEGRGYVLRRILRRAVRHGYLLGLKEPFMYKLVDIVCEVMGSHYSYLNDKKEFVKELIKLEEERFYTTIASGIELFNEELKNTKDIFSGEVAFKLYDTYGFPLDLTADMLRESNLKVDEAKFDELMKEQKLRSKASWKGSGDKAKTEGDFKNLLEKFGKNNFVGYDKLECEAKILAILDENFKIIDELKNGENGWIMLDNTPFYATSGGQCGDKGTIGKSEVLKTEKFFDLNLSFLKATENFKTNQIIKAVVGYEREMIKRNHSATHLLHAALRKVLGDHISQAGSSVEASRLRFDFTHPKAMNFEEIKEVENLVNFEILKAIPAKTEILELSEAKKSGAIALFGEKYANKVRVLSFGDFSKELCGGTHVKNTSEIGAFLITKESGVSAGVRRIEAICSKEVINYTNHLRDELETINSELKSNEPLIAIDKLKNEIKELKNELKKTSNNKEFEVHNINGVNVIVSEFDGDIKTKIDELKNRYEKVVVLLENIKDDKITLCAGVKNAPIKAGDLVKQTALIVGGNGGGRDDFATAGGKDISKSKEALKFGLKYIKEKLS, encoded by the coding sequence ATGGATGTTAGAAAGGCATATTTAGATTTTTTTAAAAGCAAAGGGCATGAGGTTGTTCCAAGTGCCGCGTTAGTACCAAATGATGACTCATTACTTTTTACAAACGCGGGAATGGTTCCGTTTAAAGATATTTTTACAGGAAAAGTTCCTCGCCCTACTCCACCAATTAGAACAAGTTGCCAAACTTGTATAAGAGCTGGTGGAAAGCACAATGACCTTGATAATGTCGGATACACCGCTAGACATCATACTTTTTTTGAAATGCTTGGAAATTTTAGTTTTGGAGAATACTTTAAAAAAGAAGCTATTTCTTATGCGTGGGAGTTTATAACTGAGGTTTTAAAACTTCCTAAAGATAGGCTTTATGTAACAGTTCATGAAAGTGATGATGAGGCTTATGAAATTTGGCAAACCCACATTGATAAAGAAAGAATTTATAAATTTGGAGATAAAGATAACTTCTGGGCCATGGGAGAAACTGGACCTTGTGGGCCATGTAGTGAAATTTTTTATGATCAAGGAAGTGAGAAATTTCACTCTGATGAAGATTATATGGGTGGTGATGGCGATAGGTTTTTGGAAATTTGGAATTTAGTTTTTATGCAGTTTGAAAAAGATGAAAAAGGAAATGTATCAAAACTTCCAAAACCAAGTATTGATACTGGAATGGGACTTGAAAGGGTTGTTGCTATAAAAGAGGGAGTTTTTAGTAACTTTGATAGCTCACTTTTTATGCCAATAATTAAAGAAATTGAAAATCTCGTAGGCATTAAATACGAATATGACAAAGGAGCAAGTTATAGAGTTATTGCAGATCATATAAGATCAACTGTGTTTTTACTAGCTCAAGGTACAAACTTCGATAAAGAAGGTCGTGGATATGTTTTAAGAAGGATTTTAAGAAGAGCTGTAAGACATGGATATTTACTTGGACTAAAAGAGCCATTTATGTATAAATTAGTAGATATTGTGTGTGAAGTTATGGGTTCACACTACTCTTACTTAAATGATAAAAAAGAGTTTGTAAAAGAGCTTATAAAACTTGAAGAAGAAAGATTTTATACAACAATAGCATCTGGAATTGAGCTATTTAATGAAGAGCTTAAAAACACAAAAGATATTTTTAGTGGCGAAGTTGCGTTTAAACTTTATGATACTTATGGTTTTCCGCTTGATTTAACTGCCGATATGCTAAGAGAGTCAAATTTAAAAGTTGATGAGGCTAAGTTTGATGAACTTATGAAAGAGCAAAAACTCCGCTCAAAAGCTAGCTGGAAAGGAAGTGGGGATAAGGCAAAAACAGAAGGTGACTTTAAAAATCTTTTAGAAAAATTTGGTAAAAATAATTTTGTTGGCTATGATAAACTAGAATGTGAAGCTAAAATTTTAGCTATTTTAGATGAAAATTTTAAAATAATAGACGAGCTTAAAAATGGTGAAAATGGTTGGATAATGCTAGACAATACTCCATTTTATGCAACAAGTGGTGGACAATGTGGCGATAAAGGCACTATTGGAAAAAGTGAGGTTTTAAAAACTGAGAAATTTTTCGATTTGAATTTATCTTTTCTTAAAGCAACTGAGAATTTCAAAACAAATCAAATAATAAAAGCCGTTGTTGGATATGAAAGAGAGATGATAAAACGAAATCACAGTGCTACTCACCTACTTCACGCAGCACTAAGAAAAGTTTTAGGAGATCATATATCACAAGCTGGAAGTAGCGTAGAAGCAAGTAGATTAAGATTTGATTTTACTCATCCAAAAGCTATGAATTTTGAAGAAATTAAAGAAGTTGAAAATTTGGTAAATTTTGAAATTTTAAAAGCTATTCCTGCTAAAACTGAAATTTTGGAACTAAGTGAAGCTAAAAAAAGTGGTGCAATTGCTTTATTTGGAGAAAAATATGCAAATAAAGTAAGAGTTTTGAGTTTTGGTGACTTTAGCAAAGAGCTTTGCGGTGGAACACATGTAAAAAATACTTCTGAAATTGGAGCATTTTTAATTACAAAAGAAAGTGGTGTAAGTGCTGGAGTTAGAAGAATAGAAGCAATTTGCAGTAAAGAAGTAATAAATTACACAAACCATTTAAGAGATGAGTTAGAGACAATAAACTCAGAACTTAAATCAAACGAACCACTTATTGCCATTGACAAGCTTAAAAACGAGATAAAAGAGCTTAAAAATGAGCTTAAAAAAACCTCAAACAATAAAGAGTTTGAAGTTCATAACATAAATGGAGTGAATGTAATAGTTAGCGAATTTGATGGCGATATAAAAACTAAAATTGATGAGCTTAAAAATAGATATGAAAAAGTTGTAGTTTTACTTGAAAACATTAAAGATGATAAAATCACGCTTTGTGCAGGAGTTAAAAATGCTCCTATAAAAGCTGGGGATTTAGTAAAACAAACTGCTTTAATTGTCGGTGGAAATGGTGGTGGACGAGATGACTTTGCAACAGCTGGTGGAAAAGATATCTCAAAAAGCAAAGAAGCTTTGAAATTTGGTCTAAAATATATAAAGGAAAAACTATCTTAA
- the maf gene encoding septum formation inhibitor Maf: MINLASSSKTRAKILKDFGFDFKQILFNYDESYIIKKEPLTYAYNVVCAKYLQFKKVYPNLENLLFADSSVIVDNEIFGKAKNDEDAFYMLKKQSGNEASVITAMIYENKKLKLINLSITTFRFKKFDEKDLKNYIDKKEYVGKAGAMMIEGFNKKYIVSQKGNTSTAMGLNAEILKAYI, translated from the coding sequence ATGATAAATTTAGCATCAAGCTCAAAAACTAGAGCAAAAATTTTAAAAGATTTTGGATTTGATTTTAAACAAATTTTATTTAATTATGATGAAAGCTATATTATAAAAAAAGAGCCTTTAACTTATGCCTATAATGTTGTTTGTGCTAAATATTTACAATTTAAAAAAGTTTATCCAAATTTAGAAAATTTACTTTTTGCCGATAGCTCAGTTATAGTTGATAATGAAATTTTTGGTAAAGCAAAAAATGATGAAGATGCTTTTTATATGCTTAAAAAACAAAGCGGCAACGAAGCAAGCGTAATAACGGCTATGATTTATGAAAACAAAAAACTCAAACTTATAAATTTAAGTATTACAACTTTTAGATTTAAAAAATTTGATGAAAAAGATTTAAAAAACTACATTGACAAAAAAGAATATGTTGGAAAAGCAGGAGCGATGATGATAGAAGGTTTTAATAAAAAATATATTGTATCACAAAAAGGAAATACAAGCACAGCAATGGGACTAAATGCTGAAATTTTAAAGGCTTATATATGA
- the tupB gene encoding tungstate ABC transporter permease TupB, whose translation MDFILDGIYEALRLLISFDEETYFAIKTTLYSSFFSIIIALIIGMPLGFCLGYFNFFSKRFLRILSDTGLAMPTVAIGLILYALFSNRGPLGNFALLFTLKAVIIGQICLSLPIVISLTASVIENMEIKHLRLIKSYHLRGYKQILTVLFENRYPLMVIVATTYGRIVAEVGVAMMVGGNIKWHTRTITTAISLETNKGEFAMGIALASVLITIAFLVNLFIYALKKFDK comes from the coding sequence TTGGATTTTATATTAGATGGAATTTATGAAGCCTTAAGACTTCTTATTTCTTTTGATGAAGAGACTTATTTTGCTATTAAAACAACACTTTATTCATCATTTTTTTCCATCATTATAGCTTTGATTATCGGTATGCCACTTGGATTTTGTTTGGGATATTTTAATTTTTTTTCAAAAAGATTTTTAAGAATTTTAAGCGATACTGGTCTAGCTATGCCAACTGTTGCAATTGGACTTATTTTATACGCTTTATTTTCAAACAGAGGCCCACTTGGCAATTTTGCTCTTTTATTTACTTTAAAAGCTGTAATAATTGGTCAAATTTGCCTGTCTTTGCCAATAGTAATTTCCTTAACTGCAAGTGTGATAGAAAATATGGAAATAAAACACTTAAGACTTATAAAAAGTTATCATTTAAGAGGCTATAAACAAATTTTAACTGTTTTATTTGAAAATAGATATCCTTTAATGGTGATTGTGGCAACCACTTACGGTAGAATTGTTGCAGAAGTTGGAGTTGCAATGATGGTAGGAGGAAACATTAAGTGGCATACAAGAACCATCACAACTGCTATTTCACTTGAGACAAATAAAGGAGAATTTGCAATGGGAATAGCCCTTGCAAGCGTTCTTATAACAATAGCATTTTTAGTAAATTTATTTATTTATGCTTTAAAAAAGTTTGATAAATGA
- the tupA gene encoding tungstate ABC transporter substrate-binding protein TupA: MQNKLALLALSFITALSLNAKDSDLVMATTTSTDNTGLLDAIAPVYKDKTGVELKWVAVGTGQALEMGKNCDADILFVHSPTVEKKFVEDGYGIDRTAVMYNDFILVADKSLADKFKDKDLPEIFKIIKDEKIKFFSRGDKSGTHNKEISVWKKVAGDVPEKQSWYNQTGQGMIATINIAAQQKGVTLTDRGTFIKYEDGLKGNSNMEIISQGDESLKNFYSIMAVNTKNCPKADYENAKEFINWIVSDEAQKFIADFKLMGKPLFTPDAGKRIE; this comes from the coding sequence ATGCAAAATAAATTAGCTTTATTAGCACTTAGTTTTATCACTGCTTTGTCATTAAATGCAAAAGATAGTGATTTAGTTATGGCAACAACTACAAGCACTGACAATACTGGCTTGCTAGATGCCATTGCTCCTGTGTATAAAGATAAAACTGGAGTTGAACTAAAATGGGTCGCTGTTGGAACAGGTCAAGCACTTGAAATGGGTAAAAACTGTGATGCAGATATTTTATTTGTTCATTCACCTACAGTTGAGAAAAAATTTGTAGAAGATGGTTATGGCATAGATAGAACAGCTGTTATGTATAATGACTTTATTTTAGTTGCTGATAAATCTTTAGCAGATAAATTTAAAGATAAAGATTTGCCTGAAATCTTTAAAATTATCAAAGATGAAAAGATTAAATTCTTTAGTCGTGGTGATAAGAGTGGAACGCATAATAAAGAAATTTCTGTTTGGAAAAAAGTAGCTGGGGATGTGCCTGAAAAACAGAGTTGGTACAATCAAACAGGACAAGGAATGATAGCTACCATAAATATAGCTGCCCAGCAAAAAGGTGTAACTTTAACCGATAGAGGAACCTTTATAAAATACGAAGATGGCTTAAAAGGCAACTCAAATATGGAAATTATAAGTCAAGGAGATGAAAGTTTAAAAAATTTCTATTCAATAATGGCTGTAAATACTAAAAATTGTCCAAAAGCTGATTATGAGAATGCAAAAGAATTTATAAATTGGATAGTAAGCGATGAGGCTCAAAAATTTATAGCTGATTTTAAATTAATGGGAAAACCTTTATTTACCCCAGATGCAGGAAAAAGAATAGAGTAG
- the hemH gene encoding ferrochelatase, producing the protein MKKVVLLLNMGGPNNLDEVNVFLKNMFNDKYILNIKNEKLRDKISSLIAFLRKKPATKNYELIGGKSPLVDTTASLVEKLSKTKEYEFDFIMRYTPPFAKDVLKKYKGYDEIVLFPLYPHHSITTVVSSLEDAKDWINELNINANIKIIDVFFNDLEYNKIIINSIKNEIYGINENEVSDIALIFSAHSLPKSIIKNGDLYERNIKAHIEILSNLIKKESIDFKDIKLAYQSRLGPVKWLEPNLSFVLPLCASKKALIYPLSFCIDNSETICELDIEYRKIANKSGFKYYRVCKCPNDSNEFVNFIVNKVQNL; encoded by the coding sequence ATGAAAAAAGTAGTTTTACTTCTAAATATGGGAGGACCAAACAATCTTGATGAAGTTAATGTTTTTTTAAAAAATATGTTTAATGATAAATATATTTTAAATATTAAAAATGAAAAACTAAGAGATAAAATTTCATCACTAATAGCATTTTTAAGAAAAAAACCAGCAACTAAAAACTATGAATTAATCGGTGGAAAATCACCACTAGTTGATACTACAGCTTCTTTGGTTGAAAAACTATCTAAAACAAAAGAGTATGAGTTTGATTTTATTATGCGTTATACTCCTCCATTTGCAAAAGATGTGCTCAAAAAGTATAAAGGATATGATGAAATTGTGTTATTTCCTCTTTATCCACATCATTCTATTACAACTGTTGTTTCTAGTTTAGAAGATGCAAAAGACTGGATTAATGAGCTTAATATAAATGCAAATATAAAAATAATTGATGTCTTTTTTAATGATTTGGAATATAATAAAATCATAATCAACTCAATCAAAAATGAAATTTATGGTATAAACGAAAATGAAGTTTCTGATATAGCTTTGATTTTTTCGGCTCATTCTTTACCAAAAAGTATTATAAAAAATGGTGATTTATATGAAAGAAATATTAAAGCCCATATTGAAATTTTGTCAAATTTAATTAAAAAAGAGAGTATTGATTTTAAAGATATTAAGCTAGCTTATCAATCTCGTCTTGGGCCAGTAAAATGGCTTGAGCCAAATTTGAGTTTTGTTTTGCCACTTTGTGCTTCAAAGAAAGCTTTAATTTATCCACTTTCATTTTGTATTGATAACTCAGAAACTATTTGTGAACTTGATATAGAATATAGAAAAATAGCAAACAAAAGTGGGTTTAAATATTATAGGGTTTGCAAATGCCCAAATGATAGTAATGAATTTGTAAATTTTATAGTAAATAAAGTGCAAAATTTATAA